The Actinomadura sp. WMMB 499 genome includes a window with the following:
- a CDS encoding glycosyltransferase family 4 protein, translated as MHILRLCSVYEPPPSALLGRGVRFDPMGGMQIHAAKLSGALDGLGVRQTVVTTRPPDAPALARLGRHGRVVRLGLPVAAARQGYGAAAWLRAPGLADGLDLVHAHLGEDRSVLPAARHVAAHARAPLVVTVHRGAPRPGGSWPAGTLGARLERHVLGGADAVIALTEGMRDELAKDGVPGERLHVVPSGIGAGFLAELGTPELGEPVMPERIPTPRIGYVGRLARRKGVDVLLRAFALLRDRTDAHLVIVGDGPERSALQRLAARLRIDGRTHFLGFVPHEYVPRVLRELNVLALPARHGGLGTVLPEAMHSRVPVVASRTGGVPELVEHRRTGLLVSPDNPEELAAALRELLESRALARAVTVAARRRVNERTWDRLVHRVMEVYEGVVPLPVPERTDERTGERTGGREPAAAADTAADLG; from the coding sequence ATGCACATCCTGCGGCTGTGCTCGGTGTACGAACCCCCGCCCTCGGCACTGCTGGGGCGCGGCGTCCGGTTCGACCCCATGGGCGGCATGCAGATCCACGCGGCGAAGCTGAGCGGGGCGCTGGACGGGCTCGGCGTGCGGCAGACCGTCGTGACCACCCGGCCACCGGACGCGCCCGCGCTCGCCCGGCTGGGCCGGCACGGGCGCGTCGTCCGGCTCGGGCTGCCGGTCGCGGCGGCGCGGCAGGGGTACGGCGCGGCGGCGTGGCTGCGGGCGCCGGGGCTGGCGGACGGCCTCGACCTCGTGCACGCGCACCTCGGCGAGGACCGGTCGGTGCTGCCCGCCGCCCGGCACGTCGCCGCGCACGCGCGGGCGCCGCTCGTGGTGACCGTGCATCGAGGCGCGCCCCGGCCCGGCGGTTCGTGGCCGGCCGGGACGCTCGGCGCCCGGCTGGAGCGGCACGTGCTCGGCGGCGCGGACGCGGTGATCGCGCTGACCGAGGGGATGCGGGACGAGCTCGCGAAGGACGGCGTCCCGGGCGAGCGCCTGCACGTCGTGCCGTCCGGCATCGGCGCCGGGTTCCTCGCCGAGCTCGGCACGCCGGAACTGGGCGAACCGGTCATGCCGGAGCGGATCCCCACGCCCCGCATCGGGTACGTCGGGCGGCTGGCCCGGCGCAAGGGCGTGGACGTGCTGCTGCGGGCGTTCGCGCTGCTGCGGGACCGGACGGACGCGCACCTCGTGATCGTCGGCGACGGCCCGGAGCGGTCCGCGCTGCAGCGGCTCGCGGCCCGGCTCCGCATCGACGGCCGCACGCACTTCCTCGGGTTCGTCCCGCACGAGTACGTCCCGCGCGTGCTGCGCGAGCTGAACGTCCTGGCGCTGCCGGCGCGGCACGGGGGGCTGGGGACGGTGCTGCCGGAGGCGATGCACTCGCGCGTCCCGGTCGTGGCGAGCCGGACGGGCGGCGTCCCCGAACTCGTCGAGCACCGCCGCACCGGCCTGCTCGTCTCCCCGGACAACCCGGAGGAGCTGGCCGCCGCGCTGCGCGAGCTGCTGGAGTCCCGGGCGCTCGCGCGGGCCGTCACGGTCGCGGCGCGCCGCCGCGTGAACGAGCGCACCTGGGACCGGCTCGTCCACCGCGTGATGGAGGTGTACGAGGGCGTCGTGCCCCTCCCCGTCCCGGAGCGGACGGACGAGCGGACGGGCGAGCGGACGGGCGGGCGCGAGCCCGCGGCGGCGGCCGACACGGCGGCGGACCTCGGCTGA
- a CDS encoding DUF3040 domain-containing protein, protein MGLSQREELLLRLIDAGLERDDPALARRLATFVPDAPDAPDGVERVERAEPGVSWRPPRSAIVIASMALAAAVVLLALVMLSVRPPCERAATVPAATPAAGAAPGAAAPHTAGTC, encoded by the coding sequence ATGGGACTGTCCCAGCGGGAGGAACTGCTGCTGCGCCTCATCGACGCCGGTCTGGAGCGGGACGACCCGGCCCTGGCCCGGCGGCTCGCGACCTTCGTCCCCGACGCCCCGGACGCCCCGGACGGCGTGGAGCGCGTGGAGCGCGCGGAGCCGGGGGTGTCGTGGCGTCCGCCCCGATCGGCGATCGTCATCGCGTCCATGGCGCTGGCCGCCGCGGTCGTCCTGCTGGCCCTGGTGATGCTGTCGGTCCGCCCGCCGTGCGAGCGGGCGGCCACCGTGCCGGCGGCGACCCCGGCCGCCGGGGCGGCGCCCGGCGCCGCGGCGCCCCACACCGCCGGCACCTGCTGA
- the ctaD gene encoding cytochrome c oxidase subunit I translates to MGTRIGHILATTDHKMVGYLYLGTSFVMFLVAGLLAMLMRAELLKPGLQVVDAQRYNELFTMHGTIMMLLFATPLFAGFANVLVPLQIGAPDVAFPRMNALTYYMFLFGALIVLGGFIVPGGAAAFGWFSYHPLADNTYSPGTGGDLWVAGLILSGAGTVLTGVNIITTIVTMRAPGMVMFRMPIFTWNVLLTSVMVLIAFPVLAAALFAMLADRRIGTHVYDSPHGALLWQHLFWFFGHPEVYIVALPFFGIITEILPVFARKPLFAYLGMVAATIAITGLSMTVWAHHMFATGGILLPFFAITSFMIAVPTGIKFFNWIGTIWKGQLSFETPMLFALGFLATFLFGGLTGVILASPPMDFHLTDSYFVVGHLHYVLFGTVVFAMFGGFYFWWPKMTGRKLNETWGRIHFWTLFAGFHTTFLVHHWVGAEGLPRRYATYADAFTTLNAVSSIGSFVLGASTFAFLWNIWRTHRRAPKVGVDDPWGYGNSLEWATSCPPPRHNFTAMPRIRSIRPAFDLHHPPLETPQWAELGTPPPSPPSGR, encoded by the coding sequence ATGGGCACCCGGATCGGGCACATCCTGGCGACCACCGACCACAAGATGGTCGGGTACCTCTACCTGGGCACGTCGTTCGTGATGTTCCTGGTCGCGGGGCTCCTCGCGATGCTGATGCGCGCGGAACTCCTCAAGCCCGGCTTGCAGGTCGTGGACGCGCAGCGCTACAACGAGCTGTTCACCATGCACGGCACGATCATGATGCTGCTGTTCGCGACGCCGCTGTTCGCCGGGTTCGCGAACGTGCTCGTGCCGCTGCAGATCGGCGCGCCCGACGTCGCGTTCCCGAGGATGAACGCGCTCACGTACTACATGTTCCTGTTCGGCGCGCTGATCGTCCTCGGCGGCTTCATCGTGCCGGGCGGCGCGGCGGCGTTCGGCTGGTTCTCCTACCACCCGCTGGCCGACAACACCTACTCGCCCGGCACCGGCGGCGACCTGTGGGTCGCGGGGCTCATCCTGTCCGGGGCCGGGACGGTCCTGACGGGCGTCAACATCATCACGACGATCGTTACGATGCGCGCCCCCGGCATGGTGATGTTCCGGATGCCGATCTTCACCTGGAACGTCCTGCTCACCAGCGTCATGGTGCTGATCGCGTTCCCGGTCCTGGCGGCGGCGCTGTTCGCGATGCTCGCCGACCGCAGGATCGGCACCCACGTCTACGACTCGCCGCACGGCGCGCTGCTGTGGCAGCACCTGTTCTGGTTCTTCGGGCATCCCGAGGTGTACATCGTGGCGCTGCCGTTCTTCGGCATCATCACCGAGATCCTCCCGGTGTTCGCGCGCAAACCGCTCTTCGCGTACCTGGGGATGGTGGCGGCGACCATCGCGATCACCGGGCTGTCCATGACGGTGTGGGCGCACCACATGTTCGCCACCGGCGGCATCCTGCTGCCGTTCTTCGCCATCACCTCCTTCATGATCGCCGTGCCGACCGGGATCAAGTTCTTCAACTGGATCGGCACGATCTGGAAGGGGCAGCTGTCGTTCGAGACGCCGATGCTGTTCGCGCTCGGCTTCCTGGCGACGTTCCTGTTCGGCGGCCTGACCGGGGTGATCCTCGCGTCCCCGCCGATGGACTTCCACCTCACCGACTCCTACTTCGTCGTCGGCCACCTGCACTACGTGCTGTTCGGCACGGTCGTCTTCGCGATGTTCGGCGGCTTCTACTTCTGGTGGCCGAAGATGACCGGCCGGAAGCTGAACGAGACCTGGGGCAGGATCCACTTCTGGACGCTCTTCGCCGGGTTCCACACGACGTTCCTCGTCCACCACTGGGTCGGCGCCGAGGGCCTCCCGCGCCGGTACGCCACGTACGCCGACGCGTTCACGACGCTGAACGCGGTGTCGTCCATCGGCTCGTTCGTCCTCGGCGCGTCCACGTTCGCGTTCCTGTGGAACATCTGGCGGACGCACCGGCGGGCCCCCAAGGTCGGCGTGGACGACCCGTGGGGTTACGGCAACTCGCTGGAGTGGGCGACGTCGTGCCCGCCGCCCCGCCACAACTTCACGGCGATGCCGCGCATCCGGTCCATCCGCCCCGCCTTCGACCTGCACCACCCGCCGCTGGAGACGCCGCAGTGGGCCGAGCTGGGCACCCCGCCGCCGTCCCCGCCGTCCGGGCGCTGA
- a CDS encoding carboxylesterase/lipase family protein, which translates to MRVTATGTAPPASAPPPSARRTPARLAAAMAAAGLLAAGALVAAPAASAAAPRASGDVVRTDKGSVRGAVHDGHRTFEGIPFAQPPTGDLRWREPRAAERWKGVYDATHPRGVCAQPAPEYGGQPSYNEDCLYLNVTTPTGRSWKKRPVMVWVHGGGNTTGTGGTYDASKLAVQGDVVVVTLNYRLGPLGWLAHPGLDGRRLQSGNFGLLDQQAALRWVQRNIRAFGGDPRNVTLFGESAGSMDTCANLVSPTAAGLFDKAIPQSGSCASNFHTEESAEAEGRDVAAAVGCEGTDEAVARCLRDVPVQKLLEASAGNQDPAPVTGADRVMPLQPPAAIERGRFNRVPVMHGNTLDELRVYIGPEFPEPITAERYEAIVRARYGTDADAVLARYPAGDDPRIALATMQTHFGGGLSTCQHQDAFAALRDARVPVYAYQFADRGAPPLVDTPGFDEGAAHASELPYLFPNLFGAPLNAEQERLSDAMVGYWTSFARYGRPWAHGAPWWQRFRGSDDVLSLAPGKGGIRAVDTAETSNCAFWKSL; encoded by the coding sequence ATGAGGGTTACCGCTACTGGCACCGCACCGCCCGCGTCCGCACCACCCCCGTCCGCCCGGCGCACGCCCGCCCGGCTCGCGGCCGCCATGGCGGCGGCCGGGCTGCTCGCGGCCGGGGCGCTCGTCGCCGCGCCGGCCGCGTCCGCGGCCGCGCCGCGCGCGTCCGGCGACGTCGTCCGGACGGACAAGGGGTCCGTGCGCGGCGCGGTCCACGACGGCCACCGGACGTTCGAGGGGATCCCGTTCGCGCAGCCGCCGACCGGCGACCTGCGGTGGCGGGAACCGCGGGCCGCGGAGCGCTGGAAGGGCGTGTACGACGCGACGCACCCGCGGGGCGTGTGCGCCCAGCCCGCCCCCGAGTACGGCGGCCAGCCCTCGTACAACGAGGACTGCCTCTACCTCAACGTCACGACGCCGACCGGCCGGTCGTGGAAGAAGCGCCCGGTGATGGTGTGGGTCCACGGCGGCGGCAACACGACCGGGACGGGCGGGACGTACGACGCGTCGAAGCTCGCCGTCCAGGGCGACGTCGTCGTGGTGACCCTCAACTACCGGCTCGGGCCGCTCGGCTGGCTCGCCCATCCGGGACTGGACGGACGGCGCCTGCAGTCGGGCAACTTCGGGCTGCTCGACCAGCAGGCGGCGCTGCGCTGGGTGCAGCGCAACATCCGCGCCTTCGGCGGCGACCCGCGCAACGTGACACTGTTCGGCGAGTCCGCCGGGTCGATGGACACCTGCGCCAACCTCGTGTCCCCCACGGCCGCCGGGCTGTTCGACAAGGCGATCCCGCAGAGCGGGAGCTGCGCGTCGAACTTCCACACCGAGGAGAGCGCCGAGGCCGAGGGACGGGACGTCGCCGCGGCGGTCGGCTGCGAGGGCACGGACGAGGCCGTCGCCCGCTGCCTGCGGGATGTGCCCGTCCAGAAGCTGCTGGAGGCGTCCGCCGGGAACCAGGACCCCGCACCCGTCACCGGCGCCGACCGCGTCATGCCGCTGCAGCCGCCCGCCGCGATCGAGCGGGGCCGCTTCAACCGCGTCCCGGTCATGCACGGCAACACGCTGGACGAGCTGCGCGTGTACATCGGCCCGGAGTTCCCGGAGCCGATCACCGCGGAGCGGTACGAGGCGATCGTGCGCGCCCGGTACGGGACGGACGCGGACGCCGTCCTCGCGCGGTACCCGGCGGGCGACGACCCGCGCATCGCGCTCGCCACGATGCAGACCCACTTCGGCGGCGGGCTGTCGACGTGTCAGCACCAGGACGCGTTCGCGGCGCTGCGGGACGCGCGCGTGCCGGTGTACGCCTACCAGTTCGCCGACCGGGGGGCGCCGCCGCTGGTCGACACGCCCGGCTTCGACGAGGGCGCGGCGCACGCGTCCGAGCTGCCGTACCTCTTCCCGAACCTGTTCGGCGCGCCGCTGAACGCGGAGCAGGAGCGGCTGTCGGACGCGATGGTCGGCTACTGGACGTCGTTCGCCCGGTACGGGCGCCCGTGGGCGCACGGCGCACCGTGGTGGCAGCGCTTCCGGGGGAGCGACGACGTCCTGTCGCTCGCACCGGGCAAGGGCGGCATCCGGGCGGTCGACACGGCCGAGACGAGCAACTGCGCGTTCTGGAAGTCGCTCTGA
- a CDS encoding acyltransferase, with product MTRLGWLDALRGLAALAVALHHAGYVYFPTVHARTADWFDPGTFGVLVFFLVSGYIVPASLERRGSVRGFWIGRFFRIYPLLAVVGLLAVTPFLLGARGLRAGLEQYDPVTAVVAHVTMLQDVMGVPNAINVLWTLSYEMVFYLLIVALFVTGGHRRSAPVAAGLAAAALLAGGLLPTALLSRSAGTGPVTAVAALALLAALAAAMSGRRAARVAGGVLGGAVAALLVAVNGRVEAWEGLAMLAVMFTGTVVYRAEHGQIRRRTAGAAAAVVCLCALTAGAWHTGPGSGRDQLLWSGSVLLAALTFAMAWLLRDRTFPRWATGLGTVSYSVYLVHPLLLAVAVQFLGFGGRDDLPGLLLFLAVLLAVSWASQRWIEAPAQRLGRRLTGGRSGAPAEWRPTGRRLPLPGGVGGRPPQ from the coding sequence ATGACCAGACTGGGGTGGCTGGACGCGCTGCGCGGGCTGGCGGCGCTCGCGGTGGCGCTGCACCACGCGGGCTACGTCTACTTCCCGACCGTGCACGCGCGGACGGCCGACTGGTTCGACCCCGGCACCTTCGGCGTCCTGGTGTTCTTCCTCGTCAGCGGGTACATCGTGCCCGCGTCGCTGGAGCGCCGGGGCAGCGTCCGGGGGTTCTGGATCGGCCGGTTCTTCCGCATCTACCCCCTGCTGGCCGTCGTGGGACTGCTGGCCGTCACGCCGTTCCTGCTCGGCGCGCGCGGGCTGCGCGCCGGGCTGGAGCAGTACGACCCCGTGACGGCCGTGGTGGCGCACGTGACGATGCTGCAGGACGTCATGGGCGTCCCGAACGCGATCAACGTGCTGTGGACGCTGTCCTACGAGATGGTGTTCTACCTGCTGATCGTCGCGCTGTTCGTGACGGGCGGCCACCGGCGCTCGGCGCCGGTGGCCGCCGGGCTCGCCGCCGCCGCGCTGCTGGCGGGCGGGCTGCTGCCGACGGCGCTGCTGTCCCGCTCGGCCGGGACGGGCCCGGTCACCGCGGTGGCGGCCCTCGCGCTGCTGGCGGCGCTGGCCGCGGCGATGTCCGGGCGCCGCGCGGCGCGGGTCGCGGGCGGCGTCCTGGGCGGGGCCGTGGCCGCGCTGCTGGTCGCGGTGAACGGGCGGGTCGAGGCGTGGGAGGGCCTGGCGATGCTCGCGGTCATGTTCACCGGGACGGTCGTGTACCGGGCGGAGCACGGGCAGATCCGGCGCCGGACGGCCGGGGCCGCGGCGGCGGTCGTGTGCCTGTGCGCCCTCACCGCCGGGGCCTGGCACACCGGACCGGGCTCGGGCCGCGACCAGCTCCTGTGGTCGGGGTCGGTGCTGCTCGCCGCGCTGACCTTCGCGATGGCGTGGCTGCTGCGCGACCGGACGTTCCCGCGCTGGGCCACCGGCCTCGGCACCGTCAGCTACTCGGTGTACCTGGTGCATCCGCTGCTGCTGGCGGTGGCCGTCCAGTTCCTCGGGTTCGGCGGCCGGGACGACCTGCCCGGCCTGCTGCTGTTCCTGGCCGTGCTGCTCGCCGTCAGCTGGGCGTCCCAGCGCTGGATCGAGGCGCCCGCGCAGCGGCTCGGCCGCCGCCTGACCGGCGGCCGGAGCGGAGCGCCAGCGGAGTGGAGGCCGACGGGCAGGCGGCTGCCTTTGCCGGGGGGTGTGGGGGGTCGCCCCCCACAATGA
- a CDS encoding DUF488 domain-containing protein, which yields MGRDVRVRRVYEPAAEEDGKRVLVDRVWPRGLSKDEARLDAWAKDVAPSTELRKWYGHDPDRFAEFERRYRDELAEPERAAALDRLRDLAATGTVTLLTATRDAARSQAAVLADRLR from the coding sequence ATGGGACGTGACGTGCGGGTGCGCCGGGTCTACGAACCGGCGGCCGAGGAGGACGGCAAGCGGGTGCTCGTGGACCGGGTGTGGCCGCGGGGCCTGTCGAAGGACGAGGCGCGGCTCGACGCGTGGGCGAAGGACGTCGCGCCCTCGACGGAACTGCGCAAATGGTACGGGCACGATCCGGACCGGTTCGCCGAGTTCGAGCGCCGCTACCGGGACGAACTCGCCGAGCCGGAGCGCGCGGCGGCCCTCGACCGGCTCCGCGACCTGGCCGCGACCGGCACCGTCACGCTGCTGACCGCGACGAGGGACGCGGCGCGCAGTCAGGCCGCGGTTCTGGCGGATCGCCTGCGCTAG
- a CDS encoding alpha/beta hydrolase gives MKRRLTRALGMLPAAVLAAGAALAPAATASAAPQAPENPYQRGPAPTEQSIVADRGSFEVERISVGSWSGPGFNKGTIYAPKDRSQGTFGAIAVSPGFVSPEYLISWYGERLASRGFVVMTIETTTLYDQPAQRGDQLLAALDYVVSDDSPVRDRVDPNRLAVMGHSMGGGGTLHAVKERKSLKAAVPLMPWNLFTDWGDVQTPTMIIGAQNDLIASVGLHSEPFYNSLRSAREKAYLEMDGAGHLVANSPNDTIAKYTIAWMKRYVDNDTRYEQFLCPAPSRDRNISEYRDTCPGS, from the coding sequence ATGAAGAGACGCCTGACGCGTGCGCTCGGCATGCTTCCCGCGGCGGTCCTGGCCGCGGGCGCCGCCCTGGCGCCGGCCGCGACGGCCTCGGCCGCCCCGCAGGCCCCCGAGAACCCCTACCAGCGGGGCCCGGCCCCGACCGAGCAGAGCATCGTCGCCGACCGGGGCTCGTTCGAGGTCGAGCGGATCAGCGTCGGCTCGTGGAGCGGGCCGGGCTTCAACAAGGGCACGATCTACGCGCCCAAGGACCGGAGCCAGGGGACGTTCGGCGCGATCGCCGTGTCGCCCGGATTCGTCTCCCCCGAGTACCTGATCTCCTGGTACGGGGAGCGGCTCGCGTCCCGCGGCTTCGTCGTCATGACGATCGAGACCACCACGCTGTACGACCAACCCGCCCAGCGCGGCGACCAGCTCCTCGCCGCGCTCGACTACGTCGTGAGCGACGACAGCCCGGTGCGCGACCGCGTCGACCCGAACCGGCTCGCCGTGATGGGCCACTCGATGGGCGGCGGCGGCACCCTGCACGCCGTCAAGGAGCGCAAGTCGCTGAAGGCCGCCGTCCCGCTCATGCCGTGGAACCTGTTCACCGACTGGGGCGACGTCCAGACCCCGACGATGATCATCGGCGCGCAGAACGACCTCATCGCGTCGGTCGGCCTGCACTCGGAGCCGTTCTACAACAGCCTCCGGTCCGCGCGGGAGAAGGCGTACCTGGAGATGGACGGCGCCGGGCACCTGGTCGCCAACAGCCCGAACGACACCATCGCCAAATACACGATCGCGTGGATGAAGCGGTACGTCGACAACGACACCCGCTACGAGCAGTTCCTCTGCCCGGCCCCGAGCCGCGACAGGAACATCTCCGAGTACCGGGACACCTGCCCCGGCAGCTGA
- a CDS encoding alpha/beta hydrolase produces the protein MRPTRVLSVLPAAVLAAGAVLAAAPAASAAAPATAPSVQRAAANPHERGPAPTEESITAEEGPFEFETIDVPAGSGDGFNQGTIYAPTDLSQGTFGAIAVSPGFVSPEALISWYGPRLASQGFVVMTIETNTLLDQPAARGDQLLAALDYLTGGDSPVRDRVDTGRLAVTGHSMGGGGTLEAARERPGLRAAVPLAPWNLNSDWSAVRTPTMILGAQNDFIAANGLHSEPFYEGLTSAPEKAYAEIANTGHMSFNTPNDVIAKYTIAWMKRYVDDDTRYERFLCPAPSDDPALVEYRDTCPGG, from the coding sequence ATGCGTCCGACACGTGTGCTCAGCGTGCTCCCCGCCGCGGTCCTCGCCGCGGGCGCCGTCCTGGCCGCCGCCCCCGCCGCGAGCGCCGCCGCCCCCGCCACCGCACCGTCCGTCCAGCGGGCCGCCGCGAACCCCCACGAGCGCGGACCGGCACCGACCGAGGAGAGCATCACCGCCGAAGAGGGCCCGTTCGAGTTCGAGACCATCGACGTCCCCGCCGGGAGCGGCGACGGCTTCAACCAGGGCACGATCTACGCGCCGACCGACCTGAGCCAGGGGACGTTCGGCGCGATCGCCGTGTCGCCCGGCTTCGTCTCCCCCGAGGCGCTGATCTCCTGGTACGGGCCGCGGCTCGCCTCGCAGGGCTTCGTCGTCATGACGATCGAGACGAACACCCTGCTCGACCAGCCCGCCGCGCGCGGCGACCAACTGCTCGCCGCGCTCGACTACCTGACCGGCGGCGACAGCCCCGTCCGCGACCGCGTCGACACCGGACGGCTCGCCGTGACCGGCCACTCGATGGGCGGCGGCGGGACGCTCGAGGCCGCGCGCGAGCGCCCCGGCCTGCGGGCCGCCGTGCCGCTGGCCCCCTGGAACCTGAACTCCGACTGGAGCGCCGTCCGGACCCCGACGATGATCCTCGGCGCGCAGAACGACTTCATCGCCGCGAACGGGCTGCACTCCGAGCCGTTCTACGAGGGGCTGACGTCCGCGCCGGAGAAGGCGTACGCGGAGATCGCGAACACCGGCCACATGTCCTTCAACACCCCGAACGACGTCATCGCCAAGTACACGATCGCGTGGATGAAGCGGTACGTCGACGACGACACCCGCTACGAGCGGTTCCTCTGCCCGGCGCCGTCGGACGATCCCGCGCTCGTCGAGTACCGGGACACCTGCCCCGGCGGCTGA
- a CDS encoding CocE/NonD family hydrolase yields the protein MARFLDRLLGLPEETTPAVETARDLRVPMPDGTVLRADLHRPRGAGPMPVVLVRTPYGRAQRVVRLFTGVLARRGFQVVVQDVRGIGGSGGEFRAFHHERDDGLATLEWLRSRPWCDGRVAMAGASYLGFTQWAVAPYADPPLAALGLGVTASEFASSFYPGGTLALFNTLVWSSSMGSRDDGFVPLHARRVRRAMRHLPVGEADLAAIGRPEPFLRDVTGHTEPGDAFWDATDHSAAVAATTAPASMVTGWWDLFLRGQLRDFAALDAAGRGPRITIGPWGHDARALRAVLADQVSWLGAHLHGDAAELRRAPVRLYLQGAGRWLDFDRWPPPETEPTPLYLAQGLTWDEPKGTDDPATFVYDPFDPTPNIGGPLLAPGKGRQRDNAAMERRGDVAVLTGAPLGRDLDLIGPVSASVHVRAGTGHGDLFVRLCDVDAGGVSRNVTDGIVRIAEPGIVRAEVEMHPTAYRFRRGHRLRVVLAGGAFPRFARNPGTGEPIGRAVAMRRTDFEVFRDASRPSALTLPVWPG from the coding sequence ATGGCACGGTTCCTGGACCGTCTCCTCGGGCTTCCCGAGGAGACCACCCCCGCGGTCGAGACCGCCCGGGACCTGCGCGTCCCGATGCCGGACGGGACCGTCCTGCGCGCCGACCTGCACCGCCCGCGCGGCGCGGGCCCGATGCCGGTCGTCCTGGTCCGCACCCCGTACGGGCGGGCGCAGCGCGTGGTGCGGCTGTTCACCGGGGTGCTGGCGCGGCGCGGGTTCCAGGTCGTCGTGCAGGACGTGCGGGGCATCGGCGGGTCGGGCGGCGAGTTTCGCGCGTTCCACCACGAGCGCGACGACGGGCTCGCGACGCTGGAGTGGCTGCGGTCGCGGCCGTGGTGCGACGGCCGCGTCGCGATGGCCGGGGCCAGCTACCTCGGCTTCACGCAGTGGGCGGTCGCCCCGTACGCGGACCCGCCGCTCGCGGCGCTCGGCCTGGGCGTCACCGCGTCGGAGTTCGCGAGCTCCTTCTATCCGGGCGGGACCCTGGCCCTGTTCAACACCCTGGTGTGGTCGTCGTCGATGGGGTCGCGGGACGACGGCTTCGTGCCGCTGCACGCGCGTCGCGTCCGGCGCGCGATGCGGCACCTGCCGGTCGGGGAGGCGGACCTGGCGGCGATCGGCCGGCCGGAGCCGTTCCTGCGGGACGTCACCGGGCACACCGAGCCCGGCGACGCCTTCTGGGACGCGACCGACCACAGTGCGGCCGTCGCGGCGACGACCGCGCCCGCGAGCATGGTGACGGGCTGGTGGGACCTGTTCCTGCGCGGGCAGCTCCGCGACTTCGCCGCGCTGGACGCCGCCGGGCGCGGCCCGCGCATCACGATCGGCCCCTGGGGGCACGACGCGCGGGCGCTGCGGGCCGTCCTGGCCGACCAGGTGTCGTGGCTCGGCGCGCACCTGCACGGGGACGCCGCCGAGCTGCGGCGCGCGCCCGTCCGGCTGTACCTGCAGGGGGCGGGGCGCTGGCTCGACTTCGACCGGTGGCCGCCGCCGGAGACGGAACCCACCCCGCTCTACCTGGCCCAGGGGCTGACGTGGGACGAGCCGAAGGGGACGGACGATCCGGCCACGTTCGTTTACGACCCGTTCGACCCCACACCGAACATCGGCGGTCCGCTGCTTGCGCCGGGTAAAGGACGGCAGCGCGACAACGCCGCGATGGAGCGCCGCGGTGACGTCGCCGTCCTGACCGGGGCCCCGCTCGGCCGCGACCTCGACCTGATCGGGCCGGTGTCGGCGAGCGTCCACGTCCGGGCGGGCACCGGCCACGGCGACCTGTTCGTACGGCTCTGCGACGTCGACGCGGGCGGCGTCTCCCGGAACGTCACCGACGGGATCGTGCGGATCGCCGAGCCGGGCATCGTCCGCGCCGAGGTCGAGATGCACCCGACCGCCTACCGCTTCCGGCGGGGGCACCGGCTCCGGGTCGTCCTGGCGGGCGGCGCGTTCCCCCGGTTCGCCCGCAATCCGGGCACCGGCGAGCCGATCGGGCGGGCGGTGGCGATGCGCCGCACGGACTTCGAGGTGTTCCGGGACGCGTCCCGCCCGTCGGCGCTGACGCTGCCGGTCTGGCCGGGTTGA
- a CDS encoding DJ-1/PfpI family protein — MTTYGLLVFEDAEELDFAGPWEVFATSAAMRDAGDEAVLIAAGTAPVRCAKGMRVVPDRTFADHPDLDVLLVPGGRGARVTQPHDPAVTGWIAKTAARADWVTSVCTGSFLLHAAGPARGRRVATHRAHEDDLERQGDVTVVRDARYVVDGNLVTSQGVSAGIDMALWLVGRIHGRDHARAVRSYIQYEPAPPYMADIPE; from the coding sequence ATGACGACGTACGGGCTGCTGGTGTTCGAGGACGCCGAGGAGCTGGACTTCGCGGGACCGTGGGAGGTGTTCGCGACCTCGGCGGCGATGCGGGACGCGGGCGACGAGGCGGTGCTGATCGCCGCCGGGACCGCACCCGTCCGGTGCGCGAAGGGCATGCGGGTCGTGCCCGACCGGACGTTCGCCGACCACCCGGACCTGGACGTCCTGCTGGTGCCAGGCGGGCGCGGCGCGCGGGTGACCCAGCCGCACGACCCGGCCGTGACCGGGTGGATCGCGAAGACCGCCGCGCGGGCCGACTGGGTGACGAGCGTCTGCACGGGCTCGTTCCTGCTGCACGCGGCGGGTCCGGCGCGCGGGCGGCGCGTCGCCACGCACCGGGCGCACGAGGACGACCTGGAGCGGCAGGGCGACGTCACCGTCGTGCGGGACGCGCGGTACGTCGTCGACGGGAACCTCGTGACCAGCCAGGGCGTATCCGCGGGCATCGACATGGCCCTCTGGCTCGTGGGACGCATCCATGGGCGCGACCACGCGCGCGCGGTGCGTTCCTACATCCAGTACGAACCCGCCCCGCCCTACATGGCGGACATCCCGGAATAA